The following are encoded in a window of Aneurinibacillus migulanus genomic DNA:
- the fdhF gene encoding formate dehydrogenase subunit alpha produces MSTTTKLSVRINGNEYQANEGQNVVDVIKDQSIDIPHICYHPNLGTIQTCDTCMVEINGELVRSCATKVAAGMDIKTKSPAAKAAQLEAMDRILENHQLYCTVCDNNNGNCRIHNTVEMMEIEHQSRPYQSKPYEVDMSHPFYRYDPDQCILCGQCVEACQNVQVNETLSIDWERERPRVIWDNDVAINESSCVSCGHCVNVCPCNALMEKSMLGEAGIMTDMKPTLLNPMIDLVKEVEPGYSGIFAISELEATLRATRTKKTKTVCTFCGVGCTFEVWTKGRKVLKIEPTPDAPVNGISTCVKGKFGWDFVNSEDRLTKPLIRKGDEFHEATWDEALNLIASKFKEIKERDGADAFGFISSSKCTNEENYLLQKLARSVIGTNNIDNCSRYCQSPATTGLFRTVGYGGDAGTIYDMAGAGLGIIVGANPAEAHPVIATRLKRARKVNGRKLIVADLRKNEMAERSDLFLRPAPGTDHVWLSAVTKYIIDQGWHDVAFLHNRVNGFEEYKKSIEKYTLDYAEKTTRIPQEQLIETAKMIHEADGTAIFWAMGVTQHCGASETSTAISNLLLVTGNFGRPNAGAFPLRGHNNVQGACDFGTLPNFYPGYELVTDDDVRERYEKAWGVALSPEKGLDNEGMLNAINKGELKAMFLMGEDMAWVDANSNHVQSTLEKLEFFVVQDVFFTKTAQFADVILPASPSLEKEGTFTNTERRIQRLYQALEPLGESRPDWQILIELANRLGGDWSYASPAEVMAESASLAPLFAGVSYERLEGFSSLLWPVQADGTDTPLLYTESFPFPDGKARLTPTDWIPPVQMPEEYDLFLNNGRLLEHFHEGNMTNKSKGIMHKAPDTFVEISPELAKERGVKDGSLVRLQSEYGAVKLRVVVTDRVQGKEIYVPMNSTSEISAVNLLTSSHSDATTNTPAYKEAKVKMQVLEVEGENPLPRFNSRFGKRNPQRGVEVERKWKRKDYLSLETVGQGEK; encoded by the coding sequence ATGAGTACAACAACGAAACTGTCCGTTCGCATTAATGGCAATGAGTATCAGGCCAATGAGGGACAGAACGTCGTCGATGTTATTAAAGACCAAAGTATCGACATCCCGCACATCTGCTATCATCCGAATCTAGGTACCATTCAGACATGTGATACATGTATGGTGGAAATCAATGGTGAACTTGTACGTTCCTGTGCGACAAAGGTCGCTGCCGGAATGGACATTAAAACCAAATCACCGGCGGCAAAAGCCGCTCAGTTGGAAGCGATGGATCGTATTCTTGAAAATCACCAGTTGTATTGTACTGTGTGTGACAATAATAACGGCAACTGTCGAATTCATAATACGGTCGAGATGATGGAGATTGAGCATCAATCGCGTCCATATCAGTCAAAACCATATGAAGTAGATATGTCGCACCCATTCTACCGGTATGACCCGGATCAATGTATTCTTTGCGGCCAATGTGTGGAAGCATGTCAGAATGTACAGGTCAATGAAACATTGTCCATCGATTGGGAACGTGAACGTCCCCGTGTCATCTGGGATAATGACGTAGCGATTAACGAGTCATCCTGTGTTTCTTGTGGGCACTGTGTGAACGTTTGTCCATGTAATGCATTAATGGAGAAATCCATGTTGGGTGAAGCGGGTATCATGACGGACATGAAGCCTACGTTGTTGAATCCGATGATTGATTTGGTAAAAGAAGTCGAACCAGGCTATAGTGGCATTTTCGCCATCTCCGAGTTAGAGGCTACTCTGCGTGCTACCCGTACGAAGAAGACAAAGACTGTTTGTACGTTCTGTGGCGTAGGCTGTACGTTCGAAGTATGGACAAAAGGACGTAAGGTTCTCAAGATCGAGCCGACTCCCGATGCACCGGTCAATGGCATCTCCACCTGCGTAAAGGGCAAGTTCGGTTGGGACTTCGTTAATAGTGAAGACCGTTTGACGAAGCCGTTGATTCGAAAAGGCGATGAATTCCATGAAGCCACATGGGATGAAGCACTGAACCTTATCGCGAGCAAATTCAAAGAAATAAAAGAACGCGATGGTGCGGATGCGTTTGGATTTATTTCGTCTTCCAAATGTACGAATGAAGAAAACTATCTACTTCAGAAGCTGGCACGCTCCGTTATTGGAACAAATAATATCGATAACTGCTCACGTTATTGTCAATCCCCTGCGACGACAGGTTTGTTCCGTACAGTAGGTTATGGTGGTGATGCAGGTACCATCTACGATATGGCTGGTGCGGGACTCGGTATCATCGTCGGTGCAAACCCGGCAGAGGCACATCCGGTTATCGCAACGCGGTTGAAGCGTGCGCGCAAGGTGAATGGACGCAAGTTGATTGTAGCTGACCTGCGCAAAAACGAAATGGCGGAACGTTCCGACCTGTTCCTTCGCCCTGCGCCGGGGACGGACCATGTATGGCTATCGGCTGTAACCAAGTATATTATTGACCAGGGCTGGCATGATGTTGCGTTCCTGCATAATCGTGTTAACGGATTTGAAGAGTACAAAAAATCAATTGAGAAATATACGCTTGATTATGCAGAGAAAACGACGCGTATTCCGCAAGAGCAGCTTATTGAGACAGCGAAAATGATTCATGAGGCCGATGGAACGGCTATCTTCTGGGCTATGGGCGTTACACAGCACTGTGGTGCGAGCGAGACCAGTACCGCAATTAGCAACCTACTGCTTGTGACTGGTAACTTCGGACGCCCGAATGCGGGTGCATTCCCGCTGCGTGGTCATAACAACGTACAGGGTGCATGCGATTTTGGTACATTGCCGAACTTCTATCCTGGCTATGAATTAGTAACGGATGACGACGTGCGTGAACGGTATGAAAAAGCATGGGGTGTAGCTCTTTCTCCTGAAAAGGGATTGGATAATGAAGGTATGCTCAACGCAATTAACAAAGGTGAACTGAAAGCAATGTTCCTCATGGGTGAAGATATGGCATGGGTGGATGCGAACTCCAATCACGTTCAGTCTACCCTTGAAAAGCTTGAATTCTTCGTAGTGCAGGATGTGTTCTTTACGAAAACAGCGCAATTCGCTGACGTTATCCTGCCAGCAAGTCCAAGTCTGGAGAAGGAAGGGACATTTACAAACACGGAACGTCGGATTCAACGACTGTATCAGGCACTGGAACCACTGGGAGAATCCCGTCCAGATTGGCAGATTCTTATTGAACTGGCGAATCGTCTTGGTGGGGATTGGAGCTACGCGAGTCCGGCTGAGGTGATGGCAGAATCGGCTAGCCTCGCACCATTGTTCGCAGGTGTATCATATGAGCGTTTGGAAGGGTTCAGTAGTTTGCTATGGCCCGTACAGGCGGACGGTACCGATACGCCGCTTCTATATACAGAAAGCTTCCCGTTCCCGGATGGAAAGGCACGCTTAACGCCGACTGATTGGATCCCGCCGGTACAAATGCCGGAAGAATACGACCTGTTCTTGAACAATGGTCGTCTGCTTGAGCATTTCCATGAGGGCAACATGACCAACAAATCCAAGGGAATTATGCACAAAGCCCCGGATACGTTCGTGGAAATATCACCGGAACTGGCGAAAGAACGCGGTGTCAAGGACGGTTCACTCGTACGCCTCCAATCCGAATATGGAGCTGTAAAATTACGTGTCGTCGTGACCGATCGCGTACAAGGCAAAGAGATTTATGTTCCGATGAACTCGACCAGTGAAATTTCTGCTGTCAATTTGTTAACCAGCAGCCATTCCGACGCGACGACGAATACGCCGGCATATAAAGAAGCAAAAGTTAAAATGCAGGTGCTTGAAGTAGAGGGTGAAAACCCGCTACCACGCTTTAATTCCCGTTTCGGTAAACGAAATCCGCAGCGTGGTGTAGAAGTAGAGCGTAAATGGAAGCGTAAGGATTATCTTTCGCTTGAAACCGTCGGACAGGGGGAGAAATAA
- a CDS encoding DUF2294 domain-containing protein: MEKSSHARIAHEFSNLVREIRKTHVGKGPTHIVTRFAGPWAICEMKGNLTSVEKFMSRTPEGQRMIHETRTEFIKKIYEDLTVGRPLEELVNARMVTLFVDFRFELDIAMTVFVFDRPLGLDSD; encoded by the coding sequence ATGGAAAAATCTAGTCATGCACGCATCGCTCATGAATTCAGCAATCTTGTCCGCGAGATTCGAAAAACACATGTCGGGAAGGGTCCTACTCATATTGTTACTCGCTTTGCCGGGCCTTGGGCGATTTGCGAAATGAAAGGAAACTTGACGAGTGTAGAGAAATTCATGAGTCGGACGCCGGAAGGACAGCGAATGATTCATGAGACTCGCACGGAATTTATTAAGAAAATCTATGAGGATTTAACGGTTGGAAGGCCATTGGAAGAATTGGTTAATGCTAGGATGGTTACGCTGTTCGTCGATTTTCGGTTTGAGTTGGATATTGCGATGACAGTTTTTGTTTTTGATCGTCCGTTAGGTCTAGACAGTGATTGA
- the fdhD gene encoding formate dehydrogenase accessory sulfurtransferase FdhD, whose translation MEGRPIIQPIVDKRTILRYLDNEMHEQEDDVVSEFPVTIFLDEEEFATVVCTPEYIEDLVIGFLASEGVIRSYEDIKSLLVQEQEGFAHVELRKALKMNQQFYSKRYITSCCGKSRQNFYFYNDARTAKVMTEKTVKLSVKDCFRLIHLMQSGSDVFQHTGGVHNAALCDRNGIILSRMDIGRHNALDKIYGHCLKHNISIEDKVIAFSGRISSEVLLKVAKIGCEVVLSKSAPTGLALDLAEELGITAVGFIRGASLNVYTHPERIEETPAT comes from the coding sequence ATGGAGGGAAGACCCATCATTCAGCCTATTGTAGACAAACGAACCATTCTACGCTACTTGGACAACGAAATGCATGAGCAGGAAGATGATGTAGTGAGCGAATTTCCCGTAACGATTTTCCTTGATGAAGAAGAATTCGCGACGGTCGTGTGCACGCCCGAATACATCGAAGATCTCGTTATCGGCTTTCTGGCTTCTGAGGGAGTTATCCGTTCCTACGAAGATATCAAAAGCTTACTGGTACAGGAACAGGAAGGCTTTGCACATGTAGAGCTGCGTAAGGCGCTTAAGATGAACCAGCAATTTTATTCCAAGCGCTACATTACATCCTGCTGCGGAAAAAGCCGACAAAATTTTTATTTTTATAATGATGCACGGACGGCGAAAGTAATGACGGAAAAGACCGTGAAGCTCTCTGTTAAAGATTGCTTCCGCCTGATTCATCTAATGCAGAGCGGATCGGATGTATTCCAGCATACGGGTGGGGTGCATAATGCTGCCCTGTGTGATCGGAACGGCATTATTCTTTCACGTATGGATATTGGACGTCACAATGCATTGGACAAGATTTACGGACACTGTTTGAAACATAATATCTCTATCGAAGATAAAGTTATCGCTTTCAGTGGTCGTATTTCTTCGGAAGTGCTGCTGAAAGTAGCAAAAATCGGATGTGAAGTCGTGCTGTCCAAGTCTGCTCCTACAGGGCTTGCTCTCGATTTGGCCGAAGAGCTTGGTATTACAGCCGTCGGCTTTATTCGCGGTGCGTCGCTGAATGTTTATACGCATCCAGAACGTATTGAGGAAACGCCCGCTACTTAA
- a CDS encoding L-lactate MFS transporter: MGTTKNRWLIALAAVGIHISIGSVYAWSNFTIPLQKMFGWSASEIALTFSIAILFLGLSAAFLGHFVEKHGPKRAGLLAAIFFGVGIAGSGVAVTLGSKYLLYLFYGVFGGIGLGVGYIAPVSTLVKWFPDRRGLATGLAIMGFGFAAAISSPLMNSLIFSVGVAKTFYVLGTSYFIIMALSALYLAKPAEGWLPEGFKEKVSKGKATVTYDLSQLTANEAVKTKRFWYLWLMLFINVTCGIAILAVAKPLAMESIGITQIQAAALVGAIGVFNGLGRIGWASASDYIGRANTYTTFFVLQIVLFMLLPYVTLKIPFMIMLAIIYTCYGGGFASIPAFIGDLFGTRQLGAIHGYILTAWAAAGLAGPLFAAWIKDTTGSYAGSLIFFAGLFAIALIISLIIRIDIKRLKRTSNSAVSKESLSQFS; encoded by the coding sequence ATGGGAACAACGAAAAATCGTTGGCTCATTGCTCTAGCTGCTGTTGGTATTCATATCTCCATCGGTTCTGTTTATGCATGGAGTAATTTTACTATTCCTTTGCAGAAAATGTTTGGTTGGAGTGCATCCGAAATTGCATTAACCTTTAGTATTGCCATTCTATTCTTAGGTCTCTCCGCAGCCTTTTTAGGACATTTTGTTGAAAAACACGGACCGAAGAGAGCTGGGCTTCTGGCTGCAATTTTCTTTGGAGTAGGTATTGCAGGTTCAGGTGTGGCAGTAACCTTGGGCTCTAAATACTTGTTGTATCTTTTCTATGGGGTATTTGGAGGAATTGGACTCGGTGTTGGTTATATCGCTCCCGTATCGACTCTTGTTAAATGGTTCCCAGATCGCAGGGGACTTGCAACAGGACTGGCTATAATGGGTTTTGGATTCGCTGCAGCTATTAGTAGCCCTTTAATGAATTCACTTATCTTTTCAGTTGGCGTTGCTAAGACATTTTATGTATTAGGTACTTCTTATTTTATTATTATGGCTCTTTCTGCTCTATATCTTGCTAAGCCAGCAGAAGGTTGGCTACCTGAGGGATTTAAAGAAAAAGTAAGTAAAGGAAAAGCAACGGTTACTTATGATCTCTCCCAGCTAACAGCAAATGAAGCTGTTAAGACTAAACGTTTTTGGTATTTATGGCTAATGCTTTTTATTAACGTAACTTGTGGAATTGCTATTCTTGCAGTAGCAAAGCCGCTTGCTATGGAGAGTATTGGAATTACGCAAATACAAGCTGCTGCACTTGTTGGTGCAATCGGAGTGTTTAATGGACTTGGACGGATCGGCTGGGCTAGTGCCTCGGACTATATTGGTCGTGCCAATACATATACTACATTTTTCGTATTACAAATTGTTTTATTCATGTTGTTACCGTATGTTACTTTGAAAATTCCATTTATGATTATGTTAGCTATTATTTATACTTGTTACGGTGGAGGATTTGCATCTATCCCTGCGTTTATTGGGGATTTGTTTGGAACTAGACAATTAGGAGCCATACATGGGTATATCTTAACTGCATGGGCAGCTGCGGGGCTCGCAGGCCCATTGTTTGCAGCGTGGATTAAAGATACAACAGGTAGCTATGCAGGAAGTTTAATATTTTTTGCGGGGCTTTTCGCTATCGCTCTTATCATCTCTTTAATTATTCGTATAGACATTAAAAGGCTAAAAAGGACATCCAATTCAGCAGTTAGTAAAGAAAGTCTTTCACAATTTAGTTAA
- a CDS encoding EcsC family protein — protein MSTYEQRVKFKTAEWRRKIVSRSGLLQRVSKKAQTKVNSLIPERVHYMMTESIKKVVQAALIGSEFTSRKRNVSYITLEEKEQQVLDTVNTYKKTAAIEGAGTGAGGIFLGLADFPLLLSIKMKFLFETAGIYGYDVKKYEERLFILQVFQLAFSSDEHRQRTLDIIEHWEERKYELKELDWRTFQQEYRDYIDFVKMLQLLPGIGAVVGAYANYNLLEHLGEVAMNAYRLRLFKSIEA, from the coding sequence ATGAGTACGTATGAACAAAGGGTAAAGTTTAAAACAGCAGAATGGAGAAGGAAAATAGTCAGTCGCTCCGGTTTGTTACAACGAGTATCAAAAAAAGCTCAAACTAAGGTGAACAGCTTGATTCCCGAAAGGGTCCATTATATGATGACTGAAAGCATCAAAAAAGTCGTGCAAGCCGCCCTGATCGGCTCGGAATTTACCTCCAGAAAAAGGAATGTGTCCTATATTACACTAGAAGAAAAAGAACAACAAGTTTTAGATACAGTAAATACTTATAAAAAGACTGCCGCCATCGAGGGAGCGGGAACCGGGGCAGGTGGGATTTTTCTGGGATTAGCAGACTTCCCCTTATTATTATCTATTAAGATGAAGTTCTTGTTTGAAACAGCAGGTATATACGGATACGATGTTAAGAAATACGAAGAAAGACTATTTATTCTTCAAGTTTTCCAATTAGCATTCTCTAGTGATGAACACCGTCAACGTACACTTGATATTATTGAGCACTGGGAAGAGCGTAAATATGAATTAAAAGAACTTGATTGGCGTACTTTCCAACAAGAATACCGGGACTATATCGATTTTGTTAAAATGCTTCAATTGTTGCCTGGTATCGGCGCTGTAGTCGGGGCTTATGCTAACTACAACCTACTCGAACATCTGGGGGAGGTTGCCATGAATGCATACCGCCTTCGCTTATTCAAATCAATAGAAGCATAA
- a CDS encoding GNAT family N-acetyltransferase, with protein sequence MQIRIEQLSDDRRFIPEILGLWNENCIETAECELSDEDKAAIQNQLKQYSQSEFGMVCVAFDETSKLVGYGLASMKKDLVIQECYGQIDELYVLPEYRRQKTARAIVEKLSRWLQYKNASPIYVFVDLDNKLAQDFWESSGLSKEFYIMSNN encoded by the coding sequence ATGCAGATACGTATAGAGCAGCTTAGTGATGATAGACGTTTCATTCCTGAAATATTGGGATTATGGAATGAGAATTGTATAGAAACTGCAGAATGTGAGTTATCAGATGAGGATAAAGCAGCCATTCAAAATCAGCTCAAGCAATACTCTCAATCCGAATTCGGCATGGTTTGTGTAGCGTTTGATGAAACCTCCAAATTGGTTGGCTATGGTCTGGCATCGATGAAAAAAGACTTGGTGATACAAGAGTGCTACGGACAAATTGATGAGTTGTACGTATTACCGGAGTATCGAAGGCAGAAAACGGCACGAGCTATTGTTGAAAAATTAAGTCGCTGGCTTCAATATAAAAATGCTTCTCCTATTTACGTTTTCGTTGATTTAGATAATAAGTTGGCGCAAGATTTTTGGGAAAGTAGTGGTTTAAGTAAGGAATTCTATATTATGTCTAACAATTAA
- a CDS encoding phosphotransferase enzyme family protein produces MLAKIQEYFQIPPFAGADLIHHVEEKDDVRIIYKVTTADGQCFAVRILSNSYTTREDLVGQARLCEMFSHAGLGVPKRLYKEDTLPYMTLSWKGQEAFAVVEEWMSGRELEHLNINLIGQAGEWLGKMHHISAKTNIPFSSESPWSMFGSNDELAQDAHTLKVALQKSEANRTLYEELYALYEKKRAKLKKCWSHLPRGAVQGDFSLNNLLVNDDGNLCSVIDFHLAGADVFVGHFAGEGAFLSYAAERMDDDSEKMGDIYFNAFMAGYKKNRQFSHQEQSILTDLIGLRRAFACYQVDDVLHKIEIRDIQEVNAELEKMLFYMKKQPNI; encoded by the coding sequence ATGCTTGCGAAAATCCAAGAATATTTCCAGATTCCTCCTTTTGCAGGAGCGGACTTGATACATCATGTTGAGGAAAAGGATGATGTACGAATTATATACAAAGTAACAACGGCTGACGGACAGTGTTTTGCTGTAAGAATCCTTTCCAATTCGTATACCACAAGAGAAGATCTTGTAGGTCAGGCACGTTTGTGCGAAATGTTTTCACATGCTGGACTAGGTGTTCCTAAACGGCTGTATAAAGAAGACACATTGCCTTATATGACCTTATCCTGGAAAGGCCAAGAGGCTTTTGCTGTAGTGGAAGAATGGATGTCTGGAAGAGAGCTGGAGCATCTTAATATAAATCTTATAGGTCAGGCGGGAGAGTGGCTTGGCAAAATGCATCACATCTCCGCAAAAACGAACATTCCATTTTCTTCAGAAAGCCCATGGAGTATGTTTGGCTCAAATGATGAGCTTGCTCAAGACGCTCATACATTGAAAGTGGCGTTGCAAAAGAGCGAAGCAAACCGAACGTTGTATGAAGAACTATACGCCCTATATGAAAAGAAACGGGCAAAATTGAAAAAGTGTTGGTCTCATCTTCCCCGTGGCGCGGTACAGGGAGACTTTTCTTTGAATAATTTGCTTGTAAATGATGATGGCAACTTGTGTAGTGTTATCGATTTTCATCTAGCAGGGGCTGACGTCTTTGTCGGCCATTTTGCGGGCGAAGGAGCTTTTTTATCTTATGCAGCAGAGCGGATGGATGATGACTCAGAGAAAATGGGAGACATATATTTTAACGCCTTTATGGCAGGGTACAAAAAGAATCGACAGTTTAGTCATCAAGAACAAAGCATCCTTACTGACTTAATTGGTCTTAGAAGAGCATTTGCTTGTTATCAGGTGGATGATGTACTACATAAGATTGAAATTAGAGACATACAAGAAGTAAATGCTGAGCTGGAAAAAATGCTTTTCTATATGAAAAAACAGCCGAATATCTAA
- a CDS encoding HAD family hydrolase: MYSCIVFDVDGTIIDTEKAVLSSLQKVLKIETGRNYTFDELSFALGIPGTVALERLNVTHIEQVNKRWNEYLKEFFHYVRVFPGLEETIKELHSLGITTGIVTSKTKTELINDFYPFGLNDYLPYTICADDTEKHKPNPEPLLKFLKIAEVSPSEVLYIGDTYYDMQCAQSANIDFALALWGAKKVERFQPTYQFESPKEIFEVVNR; encoded by the coding sequence TTGTATAGCTGTATCGTATTTGATGTAGATGGAACAATTATCGATACAGAAAAGGCAGTATTAAGTTCATTACAAAAAGTATTAAAAATTGAAACAGGACGTAACTATACATTTGACGAATTGTCCTTCGCCTTAGGTATTCCAGGTACAGTTGCATTAGAAAGATTAAACGTAACACACATTGAACAAGTAAATAAAAGATGGAATGAGTATTTGAAAGAGTTTTTTCACTATGTCCGTGTTTTCCCTGGATTAGAGGAAACAATTAAAGAATTACATTCCCTTGGCATAACAACAGGAATTGTTACTTCTAAAACAAAGACAGAATTAATTAATGATTTTTATCCATTCGGGTTAAATGATTACTTACCCTATACAATTTGTGCAGATGATACCGAAAAACATAAGCCTAATCCAGAACCTTTGTTAAAGTTTTTAAAAATTGCGGAGGTATCTCCATCTGAAGTGCTTTATATCGGAGATACATATTACGATATGCAATGCGCTCAAAGTGCGAATATCGACTTTGCTCTTGCTTTATGGGGAGCTAAAAAGGTCGAACGGTTCCAACCAACGTACCAATTTGAGAGCCCAAAAGAAATTTTCGAAGTAGTTAATCGATGA